One window of Saimiri boliviensis isolate mSaiBol1 chromosome 4, mSaiBol1.pri, whole genome shotgun sequence genomic DNA carries:
- the PRR18 gene encoding proline-rich protein 18, with the protein MPFPRVPPPPVPAPAPGAQAALQLPQRPCASGDKKKKSPERPQGLLSSSWPSATLKRSPARRGPGWNRTQPPAPPGVSPQTSPGRSRARATCATPRTTGSGHSPAMTRTTCAGTSAGTGTTAAGTSSGRGAGPDAAARFSLSLPPEAVLVLQRRHLEKQLLARPSRPFPSPSTEPRRLLAPCPRARAAGSRRSGPASDPDTPPAGLGRRARLLTSGLQVPQRSPRPGSLRPMLKVSLLNERHRYDDVEYEEEEAEALDEGLVRKCTEWLRGVESAAASRDRAGALDARRHLSTL; encoded by the coding sequence ATGCCCTTCCCGCGCGTGCCGCCGCCGCCcgtccccgcccccgccccggggGCCCAAGCAGCGCTCCAGTTACCCCAGAGGCCCTGCGCCTCCGGGGACAAGAAGAAGAAGTCCCCGGAGCGGCCCCAGGGGCTCCTCTCCAGTTCCTGGCCCTCCGCTACGCTCAAGAGATCGCCGGCTCGGCGGGGCCCGGGCTGGAACAGGACGCAGCCGCCGGCCCCTCCGGGCGTCTCCCCGCAGACCTCTCCCGGCCGCTCGCGGGCCCGGGCCACGTGCGCCACTCCCCGGACGACGGGCTCCGGCCACAGCCCAGCGATGACCAGGACCACCTGCGCGGGTACCTCGGCGGGGACGGGGACCACCGCCGCGGGGACCTCCTCGGGGCGGGGGGCCGGGCCCGACGCCGCCGCGCGCTTCTCGCTGAGCCTCCCCCCCGAGGCCGTCCTGGTCCTCCAGAGGCGTCACCTGGAGAAGCAGCTGCTGGCGCGGCCCAGCCGGCCCTTCCCTTCGCCCTCGACCGAACCCAGGCGGCTACTCGCTCCCTGTCCCCGGGCCAGGGCGGCGGGCTCGCGGAGGAGCGGCCCCGCCAGCGACCCCGACACGCCCCCCGCCGGCCTCGGCCGCCGCGCCCGGCTGCTGACCAGCGGCCTGCAGGTTCCCCAGCGGAGCCCACGGCCGGGGTCCCTGCGCCCGATGCTCAAGGTGTCGCTGCTCAACGAGCGGCACAGGTACGACGACGTGGAGtacgaggaggaggaggcagaggcgcTGGACGAGGGCCTGGTGCGCAAATGCACTGAGTGGCTGCGCGGCGTGGAGTCGGCGGCCGCCTCCCGGGACCGGGCCGGGGCCCTGGACGCGCGGCGGCACCTGAGCACGCTGTGA